One Coffea arabica cultivar ET-39 chromosome 5c, Coffea Arabica ET-39 HiFi, whole genome shotgun sequence DNA window includes the following coding sequences:
- the LOC113690431 gene encoding thymidine kinase a-like, whose amino-acid sequence MNSRLLISRMMMKYSRVLSYPCFSKPTTTMTIIPVNHSLQNQNPIFSHHRHHNPTTNFRFFSASVQGKTPLQNRPTHHHQQHNHKNVNIMEPAAPVGEIHVIVGPMFAGKTTTLLRRIQTESTNGRSVAVIKSNKDTRYALDSIVTHDGEKLPCWPMADLSSFRQKLGPEAYDKLEVIGIDEAQFFEDLHDFCREAADHDGKTVIVAGLDGDYLRRSFGSVLEVIPLADSVTKLTARCELCGKRAFFTLRKTEETETELIAGAEVYMPVCRKHYVSGQVIKEAAKKVLESEPVPCAAVL is encoded by the exons ATGAATTCTAGGCTATTGATTTCAAGAATGATGATGAAATATTCAAGGGTTCTCAGCTACCCATGTTTCTCCAAACCCACCACAACTATGACCATCATCCCTGTAAATCATTCCCTCCAAAATCAAAATCCCATCTTTTCCCACCACCGGCACCACAACCCCACAACAAATTTCCGGTTTTTTTCTGCTTCTGTTCAAGGTAAAACCCCCTTGCAAAACCGCCCTACTCATCATCATCAACAGCATAATCATAAAAACGTGAATATTATGGAACCCGCTGCTCCGGTGGGTGAAATTCACGTAATTGTGGGTCCCATGTTTGCTGGTAAAACTACCACCCTTCTAAGGAGGATTCAGACTGAGAGCACGAATGGAAG AAGTGTTGCAGTAATAAAATCAAACAAGGATACTAGATATGCATTGGATTCAATTGTGACGCATGATGGAGAAAAATTACCATGCTGGCCAATGGCGGATCTTTCATCATTCAGACAGAAACTTGGTCCTGAGGCATATGATAAG CTAGAAGTAATTGGTATAGACGAAGCACAGTTTTTCGAAGACCTTCATGATTTCTGTCGGGAAGCTGCTGACCATGATGGCAAGACTGTAATAGTTGCTGGGCTGGATGGGGACTATTTAAG GAGAAGTTTTGGGTCCGTTCTTGAAGTTATACCCCTTGCTGACTCTGTAACCAAGTTAACTGCTCGGTGTGAGCTCTGTGGTAAACGTGCTTTCTTTACATTGAGAAAGACAGAGGAGACTGAAACAGAACTAATTGCTGGCGCTGAAGTATATATGCCCGTTTGTCGAAAACATTATGTTAGCGGACAAGTGATCAAAGAAGCAGCAAAGAAGGTCCTCGAATCTGAACCGGTTCCATGTGCTGCAGTTTTATAG
- the LOC113690430 gene encoding probable serine/threonine-protein kinase At1g54610 isoform X2: protein MGNLCGKSSSTIKDGGESPNGRKLAKASSQTDLTRAVSSRRDESFRLKKKFNSGEIKIHMIDRKLSGSRRVRDDYYDKNKENSGALGNYYPGPGSVPKGLEGEQVAAGWPSWLASAAGEAIKGWLPRKADTFEKLDKIGQGTYSSVYKARDLTRNKLVALKRVRFDNMDTESVKFMAREILILRRLDHPNVIKLEGLVASRTSSSLYLVLEYMEHDLTGLASLPGVRFSEPQVKCYMQQLLSGLDHCHTHSVLHRDIKGSNLLLDNHGCLKIADFGLATSYDRNQKIPLTSRVVTLWYRPPELLLGASHYGAAVDLWSAGCILGELYAGKPIMPGRTEVEQLHKIFKLCGSPSEEYWRKAKLPHSTVFRPQQTYKRHLTETFKDFPPAAMGLMETLLSIDPAERGSAAVALKSEFFKTEPFACDPSTLPKYPPSKEIDAKLREEEAKRQGAQGVKGSKDLRAVPVPDANAELVSSMKRNAHSKNRSEQFNRHKEETSRGFPADPPRLSKGVIETRKATLEHPPQRVSYSGPLGPASGWAMSGKKYDDISFVSNKADLSTLSGLVASRTLPSEDSREKYGSQQVEIANQVKESLNLSGEPMKKHDQKRRMENLASSHHLETGRATKGPVLGHPSKATKIHFSGPLGVPPNKVDQMLKEHDRQLQEAVRRTRIERTRVGKVEGQEMQMTANPVYASTQGVR from the exons ATGGGAAATCTTTGTGGAAAGTCTTCTTCAACTATCAAGGATGGTGGGGAGAGTCCAAATGGAAGGAAATTAGCAAAAGCTTCGTCGCAAACTGATTTGACCAGAGCAGTTTCATCAAGGAGAGATGAAAGTTTtagattgaagaagaaattcaaTAGTGGTGAGATAAAAATTCATATGATTGATAGGAAACTGAGTGGTTCAAGAAGGGTTAGAGATGATTACTATGATAAAAATAAAGAGAATTCTGGAGCTCTTGGCAATTATTATCCAGGGCCTGGAAGTGTTCCTAAAGGTTTAGAAGGGGAACAGGTTGCTGCAGGATGGCCTTCTTGGCTTGCTTCTGCAGCTGGTGAAGCTATCAAGGGATGGCTCCCAAGAAAAGCTGATACTTTTGAGAAATTAGATAAg ATTGGTCAAGGAACTTATAGTAGTGTATACAAGGCTCGTGACCTGACACGTAATAAACTTGTTGCCCTTAAGAGAGTTCGGTTTGACAATATGGACACCGAAAGTGTGAAATTTATGGCCAGAGAGATCCTCATTTTGCGAAGGCTTGATCATCCAAATGTAATTAAGCTGGAAGGCTTGGTTGCCTCAAGGACATCTTCTAGTTTATATCTTGTTTTGGAGTACATGGAGCATGATCTAACTGGTCTGGCATCACTTCCTGGTGTTCGGTTTAGTGAACCACAG GTCAAATGTTACATGCAGCAGCTGCTAAGTGGACTTGATCATTGCCATACTCATAGTGTTCTTCATCGAGATATAAAGGGTTCAAATCTTCTACTTGACAACCATGGCTGCTTGAAGATTGCAGATTTTGGCTTGGCCACCTCTTATGATCGTAATCAAAAAATTCCATTGACAAGTCGTGTCGTGACTCTGTGGTACCGACCACCAGAACTATTACTTGGAGCAAGTCATTATGGAGCTGCAGTGGATCTATGGAGTGCTGGTTGCATTCTTGGAGAACTCTATGCTGGCAAGCCTATTATGCCTGGTAGAACAGAG GTTGAACAACttcataaaatttttaaactttgtGGCTCACCATCAGAAGAGTATTGGAGGAAAGCAAAATTACCGCATTCAACGGTATTTAGGCCTCAGCAAACTTATAAGCGGCATCTTACAGAAACATTTAAGGATTTTCCTCCTGCAGCTATGGGGCTAATGGAGACTTTACTTTCCATAGATCCTGCAGAACGAGGAAGTGCAGCTGTTGCCCTCAAGAGTGAG TTCTTCAAGACGGAGCCATTTGCATGTGATCCTTCAACTTTGCCCAAGTACCCACCCAGTAAGGAGATTGATGCAAAATTACGGGAAGAGGAAGCTAAAAG ACAAGGTGCTCAGGGAGTTAAGGGATCTAAAGATTTGCGAGCTGTTCCAGTACCTGATGCTAATGCTGAATTAGTTTCATCAATGAAG AGAAATGCCCATTCAAAGAATCGCAGTGAGCAGTTCAACCGCCATAAAGAAGAAACTTCCCGTGGTTTTCCTGCTGATCCACCTAGACTATCAAAGGGCGTTATAGAGACAAGGAAAGCAACCTTGGAACATCCACCACAGAGAGTCTCTTATTCTGGTCCTCTTGGTCCTGCATCAGGATGGGCAATGTCTGGAAAGAAATATGATGAtatttcatttgtttcaaataaaGCTGATTTGTCGACTTTGTCTGGATTAGTTGCATCTCGGACTTTGCCATCTGAAGATTCACGGGAAAAGTATGGCTCCCAGCAGGTAGAGATAGCAAATCAAGTAAAAGAATCTTTGAATTTATCTGGGGAACCTATGAAAAAGCATGATCAGAAACGTCGCATGGAGAATTTAGCTAGTTCTCATCATCTAGAAACTGGAAGAGCCACAAAAGGACCAGTGCTG GGTCATCCTAGCAAGGCAACCAAGATCCATTTCTCTGGTCCATTGGGCGTCCCTCCAAATAAAGTGGATCAGATGCTAAAGGAGCACGATCGGCAGCTCCAAGAAGCTGTTCGACGGACTAGGATTGAGAGGACAAGAGTAGGTAAAGTAGAGGGCCAAGAGATGCAAATGACAGCAAATCCCGTCTATGCATCCACTCAAGGCGTGAGGTAG
- the LOC113690430 gene encoding probable serine/threonine-protein kinase At1g54610 isoform X1, translated as MGNLCGKSSSTIKDGGESPNGRKLAKASSQTDLTRAVSSRRDESFRLKKKFNSGEIKIHMIDRKLSGSRRVRDDYYDKNKENSGALGNYYPGPGSVPKGLEGEQVAAGWPSWLASAAGEAIKGWLPRKADTFEKLDKIGQGTYSSVYKARDLTRNKLVALKRVRFDNMDTESVKFMAREILILRRLDHPNVIKLEGLVASRTSSSLYLVLEYMEHDLTGLASLPGVRFSEPQVKCYMQQLLSGLDHCHTHSVLHRDIKGSNLLLDNHGCLKIADFGLATSYDRNQKIPLTSRVVTLWYRPPELLLGASHYGAAVDLWSAGCILGELYAGKPIMPGRTEVEQLHKIFKLCGSPSEEYWRKAKLPHSTVFRPQQTYKRHLTETFKDFPPAAMGLMETLLSIDPAERGSAAVALKSEFFKTEPFACDPSTLPKYPPSKEIDAKLREEEAKRQGAQGVKGSKDLRAVPVPDANAELVSSMKRNAHSKNRSEQFNRHKEETSRGFPADPPRLSKGVIETRKATLEHPPQRVSYSGPLGPASGWAMSGKKYDDISFVSNKADLSTLSGLVASRTLPSEDSREKYGSQQVEIANQVKESLNLSGEPMKKHDQKRRMENLASSHHLETGRATKGPVLQGHPSKATKIHFSGPLGVPPNKVDQMLKEHDRQLQEAVRRTRIERTRVGKVEGQEMQMTANPVYASTQGVR; from the exons ATGGGAAATCTTTGTGGAAAGTCTTCTTCAACTATCAAGGATGGTGGGGAGAGTCCAAATGGAAGGAAATTAGCAAAAGCTTCGTCGCAAACTGATTTGACCAGAGCAGTTTCATCAAGGAGAGATGAAAGTTTtagattgaagaagaaattcaaTAGTGGTGAGATAAAAATTCATATGATTGATAGGAAACTGAGTGGTTCAAGAAGGGTTAGAGATGATTACTATGATAAAAATAAAGAGAATTCTGGAGCTCTTGGCAATTATTATCCAGGGCCTGGAAGTGTTCCTAAAGGTTTAGAAGGGGAACAGGTTGCTGCAGGATGGCCTTCTTGGCTTGCTTCTGCAGCTGGTGAAGCTATCAAGGGATGGCTCCCAAGAAAAGCTGATACTTTTGAGAAATTAGATAAg ATTGGTCAAGGAACTTATAGTAGTGTATACAAGGCTCGTGACCTGACACGTAATAAACTTGTTGCCCTTAAGAGAGTTCGGTTTGACAATATGGACACCGAAAGTGTGAAATTTATGGCCAGAGAGATCCTCATTTTGCGAAGGCTTGATCATCCAAATGTAATTAAGCTGGAAGGCTTGGTTGCCTCAAGGACATCTTCTAGTTTATATCTTGTTTTGGAGTACATGGAGCATGATCTAACTGGTCTGGCATCACTTCCTGGTGTTCGGTTTAGTGAACCACAG GTCAAATGTTACATGCAGCAGCTGCTAAGTGGACTTGATCATTGCCATACTCATAGTGTTCTTCATCGAGATATAAAGGGTTCAAATCTTCTACTTGACAACCATGGCTGCTTGAAGATTGCAGATTTTGGCTTGGCCACCTCTTATGATCGTAATCAAAAAATTCCATTGACAAGTCGTGTCGTGACTCTGTGGTACCGACCACCAGAACTATTACTTGGAGCAAGTCATTATGGAGCTGCAGTGGATCTATGGAGTGCTGGTTGCATTCTTGGAGAACTCTATGCTGGCAAGCCTATTATGCCTGGTAGAACAGAG GTTGAACAACttcataaaatttttaaactttgtGGCTCACCATCAGAAGAGTATTGGAGGAAAGCAAAATTACCGCATTCAACGGTATTTAGGCCTCAGCAAACTTATAAGCGGCATCTTACAGAAACATTTAAGGATTTTCCTCCTGCAGCTATGGGGCTAATGGAGACTTTACTTTCCATAGATCCTGCAGAACGAGGAAGTGCAGCTGTTGCCCTCAAGAGTGAG TTCTTCAAGACGGAGCCATTTGCATGTGATCCTTCAACTTTGCCCAAGTACCCACCCAGTAAGGAGATTGATGCAAAATTACGGGAAGAGGAAGCTAAAAG ACAAGGTGCTCAGGGAGTTAAGGGATCTAAAGATTTGCGAGCTGTTCCAGTACCTGATGCTAATGCTGAATTAGTTTCATCAATGAAG AGAAATGCCCATTCAAAGAATCGCAGTGAGCAGTTCAACCGCCATAAAGAAGAAACTTCCCGTGGTTTTCCTGCTGATCCACCTAGACTATCAAAGGGCGTTATAGAGACAAGGAAAGCAACCTTGGAACATCCACCACAGAGAGTCTCTTATTCTGGTCCTCTTGGTCCTGCATCAGGATGGGCAATGTCTGGAAAGAAATATGATGAtatttcatttgtttcaaataaaGCTGATTTGTCGACTTTGTCTGGATTAGTTGCATCTCGGACTTTGCCATCTGAAGATTCACGGGAAAAGTATGGCTCCCAGCAGGTAGAGATAGCAAATCAAGTAAAAGAATCTTTGAATTTATCTGGGGAACCTATGAAAAAGCATGATCAGAAACGTCGCATGGAGAATTTAGCTAGTTCTCATCATCTAGAAACTGGAAGAGCCACAAAAGGACCAGTGCTG CAGGGTCATCCTAGCAAGGCAACCAAGATCCATTTCTCTGGTCCATTGGGCGTCCCTCCAAATAAAGTGGATCAGATGCTAAAGGAGCACGATCGGCAGCTCCAAGAAGCTGTTCGACGGACTAGGATTGAGAGGACAAGAGTAGGTAAAGTAGAGGGCCAAGAGATGCAAATGACAGCAAATCCCGTCTATGCATCCACTCAAGGCGTGAGGTAG
- the LOC113690033 gene encoding uncharacterized protein yields MAGATAKFRQNFDQNKMDKFYGDQESFRELIFGFIEEFSEDSSESSCSSTFEFDDRAIIEEDVDEDENFSIVEESKAFWESQEDLLQTALCRTTSIEKTIRQATKEAVRDISSVGLDCACDKMVGNSCEICLKKEICNRLRNAGYSCVVCKSKWKKSPEIPSGEHTYLEVVQNSKGGKGEVKILIELNFRAQFEMARASEEYNRLINQLPEIFVGKFQRLQNLVKILCAASKKCMRERKMHIAPWRKYKYMLAKWHGSPDQQKVAPILSPVSRLGRATRPRTSMLTFDLVGSLQGIQCTTMIKVV; encoded by the exons ATGGCTGGAGCAACGGCTAAATTTCGCCAAAATTTTGACCAGAACAAGATGGACAAGTTTTATGGTGATCaagaaagttttagggaattaatttttgggttcattgaggaattttctgagGATTCATCTGAGAGTTCCTGCAGCTCTACCTTTGAGTTTGATGATAGAGCTATAATTGAAGAAGATGTTGACGAGGATGAGAATTTTTCCATCGTCGAGGAGTCCAAAGCTTTCTGGGAATCCCAGGAAGATCTTCTCCAG ACAGCTCTGTGTAGGACTACTTCTATTGAAAAGACAATCAGGCAGGCAACAAAGGAAGCTGTGAGGGATATAAGTTCAGTTGGTTTGGATTGTGCTTGTGACAAAATGGTTGGCAATAGTTGTGAGATTTGTTTGAAGAAGGAAATCTGCAATCGCCTTCGAAATGCTGGATATAGTTGTGTTGTTTGCAAGTCCAAGTGGAAAAAGTCACCAGAAATTCCATCAG GGGAGCACACCTATTTGGAAGTGGTGCAAAACTCAAAAGGTGGTAAAGGAGAAGTGAAGATACTTATTGAGCTGAATTTTAGAGCTCAATTTGAGATGGCTAGAGCAAGCGAAGAATACAACCGGTTAATCAACCAATTACCCGAAATTTTTGTTGGGAAATTTCAAAGACTACAAAATCTAGTAAAGATCTTATGTGCTGCATCCAAGAAATGCATGAGGGAGAGAAAAATGCACATTGCTCCATGGAGGAAGTATAAGTATATGCTAGCTAAATGGCACGGCTCACCGGATCAACAAAAAGTGGCTCCAATTTTGTCGCCCGTTAGTCGCTTGGGTCGGGCAACGAGGCCAAGAACCTCGATGCTTACTTTTGATTTGGTTGGTAGTTTACAGGGAATACAATGTACCACAATGATCAAAGTAGTATGA
- the LOC113690861 gene encoding mannan endo-1,4-beta-mannosidase 2, with product MVKSFMSRMLAGNGLLYPILGFASCIAFIYLSFGDLWINFNTETKLSFVERNGTHFFLDGRVFYINGWNSYWMMDHAVDEHKRPRVKAMLQVGAKMGFTVCRTWAFNDGDYNALQISPGRFDAKVFRALDHVIAEARRQGIRLILCLVNNLKAYGGKTQYVKWAWDEGVGISSSNDSFFYDPSIRHYFKNYAKTVLTRKNTITGIEYRDDPTILAWELINEPRCITDPSGDTLQDWIEEMSTYVKSIDGNHLITVGLEGFYGPKSPKRLTVNPEFWAADLGSDFIRNSKISTVDFASVHIYPDHWFHDQAFEEKLKFVSKWMLSHIEDGDGELKKPVLFTEFGLSDENKDFTPSQRDKFMKLILDIIYKSAKRDKAGAGSFVWQFFVGGMEKYYDDFAIVPWERPSTYQLFTRQSCKLAALQGVLPSQKQRLKDFCSHKQ from the exons ATGGTTAAATCATTTATGAGCAGAATGCTAGCAGGAAATGGCCTGCTATATCCAATTCTTGGCTTTGCATCGTGTATTGCTTTCATATATTTGTCATTTGGGGACCTTTGGATTAATTTCAATACAGAAACAAAGCTGAGTTTTGTGGAGAGGAATGGGACTCACTTCTTTCTGGATGGTAGAGTTTTTTACATTAATGGTTGGAATTCTTACTGGATGATGGACCATGCTGTGGATGAACATAAAAGACCTAGGGTGAAAGCAATGCTGCAAGTTGGAGCGAAGATGGGATTCACTGTTTGTCGGACTTGGGCCTTCAATGATGGTGATTACAATGCTCTCCAGATTTCTCCTGGTCGATTTGATGCAAAAGTTTTCAGA GCCTTGGATCATGTAATAGCAGAAGCCAGACGACAAGGAATCAGGCTTATCCTTTGCTTAGTCAACAACTTGAAAGCATATGGTGGAAAGACTCAATACGTCAAATGGGCGTGGGATGAGGGTGTTGGAATAAGCTCTTCTAACGATTCTTTCTTCTACGATCCATCCATCCGTCATTACTTCAAAAACTATGCCAAG ACAGTTCTTACAAGAAAGAACACAATCACTGGAATTGAGTACAGGGATGACCCTACTATACTTGCATGGGAATTAATTAATGAACCCCGCTGCATAACTGACCCTTCAGGTGACACTCTCCAA GACTGGATTGAAGAAATGTCAACTTATGTAAAATCAATTGACGGGAATCATCTCATAACTGTGGGTCTTGAAGGATTCTATGGTCCTAAAAGTCCAAAAAGGTTGACTGTCAATCCAGAATTTTGGGCTGCTGATCTGGGATCTGATTTCATTCGCAATTCCAAGATCTCAACCGTTGATTTTGCCTCTGTCCATATTTATCCTGACCACTG GTTCCACGATCAAGCCTTCGAAGAAAAACTCAAATTTGTTTCTAAATGGATGCTTTCTCACATTGAAGATGGTGACGGAGAGCTGAAAAAGCCTGTACTTTTTACTGAATTTGGACTGTCAGACGAAAACAAGGATTTTACGCCATCTCAAAGAGATAAATTCATGAAACTTATTCTTGATATCATCTACAAGTCTGCAAAAAGAGACAAGGCTGGGGCAGGATCCTTCGTATGGCAATTCTTTGTTGGAGGGATGGAAAAGTACTATGACGATTTTGCAATTGTTCCATGGGAGAGGCCATCAACATATCAGTTATTTACACGACAATCATGTAAGTTAGCTGCACTTCAAGGAGTTTTACCTTCACAGAAGCAACGCTTGAAAGATTTCTGTTCGCATAAACAATGA
- the LOC113689814 gene encoding uncharacterized protein, with translation MAEQIMEEEPTTFPPSTSPPSQNQAQQELPTPSNTSMVLLRIMSKRRTWVCLFFGVYTVLLSLSWNFLKSVLAWYETTLMNSSSSSASSSVYSGWPALYASVLLGVAFGVLSMVTALVVAVPATLVTWITVLVLLTFCGKPRRTLVMEGKKLTADITGFVVKVLLKEGNIVAALCAVLGYFAFVRRGKENATAGDY, from the coding sequence ATGGCAGAACAGATTATGGAAGAAGAACCCACAACTTTCCCACCTTCAACTTCACCTCCCTCGCAAAATCAAGCCCAACAAGAGTTACCAACTCCATCGAACACCTCCATGGTTCTCCTAAGGATTATGAGCAAAAGAAGAACATGGGTATGCCTGTTTTTTGGTGTTTACACGGTTTTGTTATCGCTTTCTTGGAATTTCCTGAAATCAGTTCTTGCTTGGTATGAAACAACTTTGATGAACTCTTCATCAAGTTCAGCATCATCATCAGTTTATTCAGGTTGGCCAGCTTTGTATGCATCAGTTCTTTTAGGTGTGGCTTTTGGAGTGCTCTCCATGGTGACAGCCTTGGTTGTGGCTGTTCCTGCTACTTTGGTTACTTGGATTACTGTGCTGGTTTTGCTGACTTTTTGTGGGAAGCCCAGAAGGACTTTGGTGATGGAAGGCAAGAAATTGACTGCTGATATTACTGGATTTGTGGTGAAGGTTTTGCTCAAAGAAGGGAATATTGTGGCCGCACTTTGTGCTGTTCTTggatattttgcatttgttAGGAGAGGCAAAGAAAATGCTACTGCTGGTGACTATTAG